ATGGATCTGGGCAGATAATAGTCCTACCGCTTTTGAAGATAGCACTTCAAAGCAACCTGCCCTGATGCCAGAATCTAAACTTGATAGCTCGTTGAGTGATTGGTTTATGTCAGAAGTTCCTGTTGGTTACACTGTCTCTGTTGAAAGTAGTTTTGACCCTTCTCACGCCCAATTCTTGCATGAAGGAATTGCTGGATTTTCCCCGGAACGAGCTATCCCCATACAAAATTTTGAAGTATTAGGAGAAATATCTGCCGAAGATGGTTTTACTTTAAAGCATTCTGGTTACAATATTTTTAACAAAGATATGGATGCGACTCGGAAGTTCAGTCCGCCCTGTTCTAATACAACAATCTATAAATATTCTAACGGTAAATATGCTTTATTTCAGCTATATTTTGTACCCACGAAATCAGGTTATTGTAGGCAAATTGGTAAGTTTGTTGCTGATAGCCTTCCCCAAAAACGTAACTTTTGGTTTGAGCTTCTGCCCAACTATTTACAAACTGGGTTAAAACATTCATCTAGTTATAAATTGAGTAACCAAGATTTATCAATGATGCACTCCCAAGCTGTTAACGAATCTGCGATCGATAAACCTTGGCAAAAGTCATATTTTCTGCCTTCAATAGCTGACATTGGCATCGTTACTTTTCGCAAATGGTTAGATGAATTTGCTGGTGGTAAACCTGCATGGCAGGGAGTAGCAGAAGTACCTTTTAAAGAATTAAGTGATGAAGAATTATACGATATCTGGCACAGACATACTAAACATTGCCCTAGTTGTCGGCAATCTTTAGTTTTGATAGATAAAGTTAAAAATTTCTGTCAAAATTCGACCCTAGTATTGACCATTTTAGCGTTGTTACTAATCGTCATTAATCTCCCTATAAACATAGTTATTGTACCAGTTTTACTTAGCATATTAAGTTTAATTTGTAACTATAAATTAGATTCAATTCGAGAACGCTTTCTCAGCAGTATTCCCAAAAAAGGTGGTTTTTCAATACATAGTATATTTAACTAATACAGGAATCCGATTTGAATTGTGAAAAAATACTATAGCTTTTCCTAATCAAATGAGGTACATCATAGCCCCCTCCTCGCTGGCGGGGAGGGGGTTGGGGGTGGGGTTCTTGTATCTGACCAGACCGGGAAACGCTATAAGTAGAACAGCTTAAATAATTCACACTATGTCATTGCGAATGAAACGAAGTGTAATCAATACTGTTCGGTTAAGGCAAGAGACGCGATAAATCGCCGTCTTTACAATAATCAATCCTTCCTCGATGTGGATCGAGAAGCTCTAATCAAGCCACCGAAGTGGGAAATTGCTAATATCCGGCGATTTATGATTTTTATCGGCCCGATTAGTTCTATTTTCGACTATGCCACCTATGCGCTGATGTGGTTTGTCTTTGGGCAACCTCTGTCGAGCATCAAGCTGTAAGTCCACGGCGAATTTTAATTGCAATTACGCCAATTTGGTAGGTGTTTGGTACTTTCTTCCTTTCAATTATGCGCTGCACTACATCTTACTTATAAGGCGCTCAACTCGGACAGATACATCAGGAAAGGCTAGGGGTGAAATAGTACCTGTGGTTAGTGTCAGTTCGGTTTTGTATTCCCGGTTTTTTAGGTCACGAAATACTTTTAACTGCGGAGTCTTCAGGTTGACAACCCAGTATTCAACAATACCAGCCTCAGCATAGATGTCTTTTTTTTCACCTAAATCTTTGCTCAGGGTGGCTTTGGAGAATTCAATAACCCAGAAGATATCTTCTGGGTAAGGATGGTGTTCTAAGTAAACCTCACCTAAAGGTTTGACAATTGCAACATCGGGAGCCGGTTCTGAATCGTTGGGTAAGGTAATGGGTTTGGCATCACGGATTTTTACCCGTTCACCGAGCAGTGTACGAAGATAATCAGCTGCTTCTGTATTGTAGTAGGCGTGAGGTTCTCGTTCTGGGGGCATAACAATCAAGTCGCCACGCAATAGTTCAATGGGCTGGTCATCAAAGATACCTGCCTCTATTGCTTGGTGATAACGTTTAATTGTCCATTTATAGGTAGTTAAGGTCATAACCCTTATTTAGCTTTTTTTCTACCAATTAGACATTCTTGTTTACTTTGATTTTAACTAATTCTGCGGAATTCCCCACCCTCAGCGACAGCTTTCTTGGGGATGGATAGTAGGTCAGTCAAGGGGGTTCAACACCCCTTTGATTGACAATCTTCTTATCAAGTCGCGCAATATCTCTGTTTGATTTCTTTCGGTCAACTCACAATACTTTTGCAAATGTTCTTTTTCTCGTTGGGATAATCTCAAACTAATCTGTGACATGGTAGTAAATAAAGTATAGATGTGCTACCATTATAATGGTTGCTGACCCACCCACACGGCTCACAACAAACGGTCATAGTAGCAGTAATATGCTTACCAAGTCTAAGAGCGTGAGAAAGGGGGAAAGATTCCGGTCACTGGTTCGCCCATCTACATAAGGCGGTAAAAGAGAAGCCACACAGGGATGTACGTAAAACAATCAAACCGCCTATGGAAGATGGGCGGCTGCCTGTGGACGCTGTGTAAGACCATCACGAGATTCAGTTCTCGACTTCAACGTAAGTTCCTAACGTGGCAACGGCGGATGAGACGGGAAACCCAAGAGACGAATAAGACCGTCCTTGTGCTAGTTGAATTTGGGAAGCCCCATCTTCAGCCGAAGGCAAGATGGGGTACTTCACAATGAAGCACTAGCTAGCTCATCAGACATCGTTGCAAAATTTTTATGTCTATTCAAGTCTACGGCATTCCAAACTGCGGCACTTGCAAAAAAGCTTTCACGTGGCTTCAATACAACGACATTGACTATGAGTTTATTAACACCAAACAAACTCCGCCTACCCGTGAGATGATTCAAAGCTGGGTAAAGTCTTTGGGTTTTGCTTGTATGCGAAATACTTCGGGTCAATCCTACCGTGCTTTAGGAGATGATTTTAAGACCTGGACTGATGAACAGTGGATTGACGCATTCACTCACGACGCAATGCTCCTCAAACGTCCCCTTTTTGTCAAAAATGGAACAGCTGTACTCGTCGGCTTCAGGGATGAAGGAATAGTTCGAGAAAAATTAGATTTAGCGTAAACCACTTGCCCCAAAGCCAAATCTATCATCAGTTCCATATTCTTTCTCTATCAAACCTAACAGCTGTTTACCTTTTTACTTTCCTAGAAACACGACGTTGTGAACGTGTTAATTACCATTTTTCAGACCAATAGATAATTTCTGAGGCAGAACTATTAATAGCAACACCGTAGCTATCTCCGTGATTCCATTTAAAACCAGGTCTACCTTTGTCATCTGCATTTAATACCAATATTTCATAAGCGGCGGGAAAGGATTCTGTATGAGAATCACTGGTGTAGAAGAAAGTTGTCGGTACACCATTAGGTTGGTTTATGTGGTCGTTTGTGTTACCACCCTTATATTTGTGCTTTGCACTACTTCTATATTGTGACAGTAATTTTTCTATCTTGTATGGTGGCTCTTTCAGCCTAATTTGAAAAAAACTACTTCCTTGCAAAAATTTGGGAGAGTAAGCAATGTGAACGCCTTTAGCATCAGTGGGAATCTCTTTCGGAAAATGTTTTACTTGGTCATTGTCAGACCATAGTTGATTACGAATTTCTTTGTAGCGTGATGTATCAGTTATTATTTTAGGTTCGCTAGTACTACTAAAGGCTGTTCTCAGAAAAAAGCTTCCCCCGACAATACAAAGACTAGCAAGGGCTAATAAAAATTGCGATCGCTTCATCGAGTTAGGTATGTTTAACTTTCATAGTCATATACCCAACTAATAAACTAGATTAGTACTATTGCGGAGATGCGATCGGGGATATTAACAGAAACTTTGCGTATTTAGGGAAAATTTGAGGTAATTGTAAAATTATGATGAAGCTAATCAATAATTACCTAGTCAAAAACCGTAGGTTATTCTCATTGAGGCTAGTAATATTGGTGTAGCTAAAGAAATTAGTTATGCAACCATCTATTTTTTTCAATTCTTCCTGATGCAGCAATAACTAAGGTGGATATATAAATAGTAGATGCACCTTAATTAAATTACAGTCCTCAGCTTTTAGTTGAGGGCTTTTTTATTGCTGATATTTTTGAATGCGGGAATAAAATAAATTGTTCAGAAGTTTGATTTGCCCGGATATGGCAATTAATAAAGTGGATTAATAAATGGTAGATGCACCTTAATAAATTACAGCCCTCAGCTTTTAGTTGAAGGCTTTTTTATTGCTGATATTTTTGAATGCGGGAATAAAATAAATTGTTCAGAAGTTTGATTTGCCCGGATATGGCAATTAATAAAGTGGATTAATAAATGGTAGATGCACCTTAATAAATTACAGCCCTCAGCTTTTAGTTGAAGGCTTTTTTATTGCTGATATTTTTGAATGCGGGAATAAAATAAATTGTTCAGAAGTTTGATTTGCCCGGATATGGCAATTAATAAAGTGGATTAATAAATGGTAGATGCACCCTAATAAATTACAGCCCTCAACTTTTAGTTGAGGGCTTTTATTATTTAAATATAGATGGCAGTAAACTGGGAGATAACCATACTGCATAACCAATAAATCCAAACAGCAAGGTAATCAAGATAGTAATAGCGTAGCTGATGCAAATTAATAAACCGTCAGATTCGATGGTGGCAACAGTCAAAAGTAAAATACCTATAGTGGGGATGGGATTTGTAAAGGGAATTGGTAATATTAACAATACTGTTAACAAAGATATACAAAACCCATTAATTCGCCAAATCAAAGGATTATGGGCTATTTTTGCCAAACGGGGGCGGGCTATTTTCTGTAAAACTTTTGTAAGCCGTCCCAAATTTTGTAAAAGTAACTGGGCAAAGGGACGAGGAAATTTGTAGTTGGCGATTCTTTTCGGTAGCCAAGGCGATCGCCTCCCTAAAACCATTTGCGCTGATAATAGTAAACAAGCACCACCAAAAGGCCCAGTTAATCCTGGTGGCATAGGAAATAAAAAGGGTAAGACTAACAATGTAATTACCAGGCTGAACCCTCGTTCTGAGGTTTCTGCCAGGACATCACCTAGAGTAAGCGGTTGTTCAGCTAGGCGTTGCAACAGGGACTTTATATCTTGAGAAAATCTCAGATGCATTTGGCGTGAGTTAATGCGAATTCCCACATTTTTAGCAGAGTCAAGATAAGGAGAATAACTCCTGTACAGACGCGATTAATCGCGTCTGTACTCCTAACTCCTGATTCCTGGGGGTACTAAAACAGCTATAGCTTTAGATATAACCCGAAAATGAGCAGGTGTGTAAGTAGTGATTTCACCATCTGTATTGATAGGACGTGGTTTGCGAGTATATACCTCTATTTCTTGACCTTGAAGAGAACGTACACTTTGCCAATATATATGTCGCCCTTCTCGCATCGCTGGTAGTAATAGTATAATCTGCCACCAGTGTTTAATCTCCAAGCTATAGAGGTCTAGCCTTTGGTCGTCTATTGTGGCATCGTCAGACACAGCCATACCACCCCCGTAATAACGGCCGTTACCTACAGAAATTTGCACTGTTTTCACGCGAACTGATTTACCATTGATCGCAATCTCCGCAGTAAAAGGTCTAGCTTCCCAAGTCACTTGCAATGCAGTGGCAGCATAAGCAAATATTCCCCAACGGCGTTTAACTTCTTTGGTAAGTCGCTGGGTAATTTTTACACTCAATCCCAGACTGGCAACGTTAAAAAAGTGCTTGCCGTTTACCCAACCCAAGTCAATGCGGCGTAAATTTCCATCTGCAATAATTTTGCAAGCTTCGCTGAGAGAATTCGGGATTTCTAAAGTCCTCGCTAGATCGTTGGCAGTTCCTAAAGGCAATATTCCCAAGGGCAACTGAGTCTCAACTAAAGCATCTACTGCTGCATTCAGAGTACCATCTCCTCCACCAATGATTACCAGGTCAACTTGATGCTGATGACGAAATATAACTTCAGCAAGATGTTTGGGGTTTTCTGTAGACTCCTCAATTAAATCAAAGCCGAGTGTCTTCAGATATTGAATTGCTTCCGACACATCCTTTTGTCCTTGGCGGGCATGACGATTTATTAACAGCAGTGCGCGGGAACTCATGGTTAGTACCTTTTGTAGTTGATATGTCCAATTATCCGCATCTATGTATTCTGCTTGAATTTGACTATAAAAAAGTGTTTAAGTTGTTATGATTTTCATCAAAAATTTATTTTGTAAATACTTATTCTGTTGTATATAGTAATTTTCAATTTCTATTTTATCTAATTTATCTCTCTTAGTTATAGGACTGCTATTATTTAATTAAATTCCAAAGGAAATTGTTTCATCAATAGTCAAGGACGGAGTGACCAAGATGAATAATTTTTATTACCAATTACTAAAGTGAGTTGTGTCAGATTCTTAATACTTGTAAATCAGAAAAATCATCTGAATAATTATTAGGTATCATACTTCCTCTGTCCTTTAACTGGATTCATCCACACTTCTAAGCGACTAAATGCTTGTGAAGAAAGTAACGTTAAACATAAATAAACCACCGCTACACCTGCGTAAATTTCAAAGGCGCGATAGTTGTTAGCAACAATTAACTGTCCTTTACGTACTAATTCTTCAAACCCAATCACAGAAACTAAGCTAGTATCTTTCAATAAACTGATAAACTCATTACCTAATGGTGGAATCATCCGCCGAAAAGCTTGAGGAAAAATCACATAAATCATTGTTTCCACAGAACTCAAACCTAATGATTGTGCTGCTTCTGCTTGTCCTACTTCAATTGATTGAATCCCAGCCCGCACAACTTCGGCAATGTATGCGGCGCTATTCAAACTTAAGGCAATTACCCCAGCTACCAAACGATCAAAAGTAAATGTCAAACCAAGTTCCTGGAAAATTGCAGGTAATCCAAAGTAAATCATAAAAATTTGTACCAATAAAGGCGTTCCTCGAAAAAAATCTACATAGGCCCTCGCTATCCAACGCACGGGTGCGATCCGCGAAAGACGGACAATGCCAATTAGGGAACCTCCAATTAAACCAAATACTACAGAAAGTATCGTTAATTGCAACGTTACCAAAGCTCCCTGTAATAAAGTCGGAAAAGCCTGTAAAATAATGCCAATTGAGGTAGATATGTTAGGTGCGCCATTGCTACTCTGATTCTTAAATGGCGATTTAGCTGGTAGTGCTGGCGCTTGGGCTTTAAACCATTTTTGGTAAATTTCGGAATAAGTGCCATTTTTCAACACTCTATCTAAACCATCATTTATTAATGCCAAATTCGGCGAATTTTGAGCCGTAGCAATGCCATAAAATTCCTCTGTCAACAATTGCTGTACTATTTTTATTCCCTGAAGATTGCCCGTATTAATAGCATATATAGTAACTGGCGCA
This genomic interval from Nostoc sp. KVJ3 contains the following:
- a CDS encoding Rieske 2Fe-2S domain-containing protein gives rise to the protein MVNNFSWTKQWYPITPVGYLEPSHPTPITLLGKKLVIWRDKHQKWVVMDDTCPHKLAQLSLGSINENGNLMCRHHGWAFDEAGKCTNIPMLSDEKALKAACNSERSQVTIYPTQVLQELLWIWADNSPTAFEDSTSKQPALMPESKLDSSLSDWFMSEVPVGYTVSVESSFDPSHAQFLHEGIAGFSPERAIPIQNFEVLGEISAEDGFTLKHSGYNIFNKDMDATRKFSPPCSNTTIYKYSNGKYALFQLYFVPTKSGYCRQIGKFVADSLPQKRNFWFELLPNYLQTGLKHSSSYKLSNQDLSMMHSQAVNESAIDKPWQKSYFLPSIADIGIVTFRKWLDEFAGGKPAWQGVAEVPFKELSDEELYDIWHRHTKHCPSCRQSLVLIDKVKNFCQNSTLVLTILALLLIVINLPINIVIVPVLLSILSLICNYKLDSIRERFLSSIPKKGGFSIHSIFN
- a CDS encoding Uma2 family endonuclease, yielding MTLTTYKWTIKRYHQAIEAGIFDDQPIELLRGDLIVMPPEREPHAYYNTEAADYLRTLLGERVKIRDAKPITLPNDSEPAPDVAIVKPLGEVYLEHHPYPEDIFWVIEFSKATLSKDLGEKKDIYAEAGIVEYWVVNLKTPQLKVFRDLKNREYKTELTLTTGTISPLAFPDVSVRVERLISKM
- a CDS encoding ribbon-helix-helix protein, CopG family yields the protein MSQISLRLSQREKEHLQKYCELTERNQTEILRDLIRRLSIKGVLNPLD
- a CDS encoding Spx/MgsR family RNA polymerase-binding regulatory protein, translating into MSIQVYGIPNCGTCKKAFTWLQYNDIDYEFINTKQTPPTREMIQSWVKSLGFACMRNTSGQSYRALGDDFKTWTDEQWIDAFTHDAMLLKRPLFVKNGTAVLVGFRDEGIVREKLDLA
- a CDS encoding exopolysaccharide biosynthesis protein, which encodes MHLRFSQDIKSLLQRLAEQPLTLGDVLAETSERGFSLVITLLVLPFLFPMPPGLTGPFGGACLLLSAQMVLGRRSPWLPKRIANYKFPRPFAQLLLQNLGRLTKVLQKIARPRLAKIAHNPLIWRINGFCISLLTVLLILPIPFTNPIPTIGILLLTVATIESDGLLICISYAITILITLLFGFIGYAVWLSPSLLPSIFK
- a CDS encoding lipid kinase, whose product is MSSRALLLINRHARQGQKDVSEAIQYLKTLGFDLIEESTENPKHLAEVIFRHQHQVDLVIIGGGDGTLNAAVDALVETQLPLGILPLGTANDLARTLEIPNSLSEACKIIADGNLRRIDLGWVNGKHFFNVASLGLSVKITQRLTKEVKRRWGIFAYAATALQVTWEARPFTAEIAINGKSVRVKTVQISVGNGRYYGGGMAVSDDATIDDQRLDLYSLEIKHWWQIILLLPAMREGRHIYWQSVRSLQGQEIEVYTRKPRPINTDGEITTYTPAHFRVISKAIAVLVPPGIRS
- a CDS encoding ABC transporter permease subunit (The N-terminal region of this protein, as described by TIGR01726, is a three transmembrane segment that identifies a subfamily of ABC transporter permease subunits, which specificities that include histidine, arginine, glutamine, glutamate, L-cystine (sic), the opines (in Agrobacterium) octopine and nopaline, etc.) gives rise to the protein MAKFGFARWLRWCVVVGFSCLLLAGCGVNSSTGKTLRVATEPAFPPFEFQGKGGELQGFSIDLMNAIAVAAKFKVDFKSMPFDGIVPALAAKTVDAAISSITITEERAKTISFSRPYFKAGLAIAIRADDPNITGFDSLKNKKIAVQIGTTGAAKAKSIPGVQIRSFDSAPLALQELANGNVDAVINDAPVTIYAINTGNLQGIKIVQQLLTEEFYGIATAQNSPNLALINDGLDRVLKNGTYSEIYQKWFKAQAPALPAKSPFKNQSSNGAPNISTSIGIILQAFPTLLQGALVTLQLTILSVVFGLIGGSLIGIVRLSRIAPVRWIARAYVDFFRGTPLLVQIFMIYFGLPAIFQELGLTFTFDRLVAGVIALSLNSAAYIAEVVRAGIQSIEVGQAEAAQSLGLSSVETMIYVIFPQAFRRMIPPLGNEFISLLKDTSLVSVIGFEELVRKGQLIVANNYRAFEIYAGVAVVYLCLTLLSSQAFSRLEVWMNPVKGQRKYDT